A single window of Candidatus Rokuibacteriota bacterium DNA harbors:
- a CDS encoding citramalate synthase has translation MKRLVKVYDTTLRDGTQGEGVAFSMEDKVRIAQRLDALGIHYIEAGWPGSNPKDLRFFKRVQDAVFKTAKITAFGATRRPGVRAEEDTNLQALVEAGPPVVTIFGKSWDFHVTHALGTTLEENLAMIGESIRFLLKHFEEVIYDAEHFFDGFKRNREYALRTLLTAEAAGAHCLVLCDTNGGSLPYEITEILREVKKMVKPATPLGIHVHNDTECAVANSLAAVAEGVNHVQGTINGYGERCGNANLVSIIPNIVLKMGLQCIPEGNLRELR, from the coding sequence ATGAAGCGGTTGGTCAAGGTCTACGACACCACGCTCCGGGACGGCACGCAGGGGGAAGGCGTCGCCTTCTCGATGGAGGACAAGGTCCGCATCGCCCAGCGGCTGGACGCGCTCGGCATCCACTACATCGAGGCTGGCTGGCCCGGATCCAACCCCAAGGATCTGCGCTTCTTCAAGCGCGTCCAGGACGCGGTGTTCAAGACCGCGAAGATCACGGCGTTCGGGGCCACGCGGCGCCCCGGCGTGCGCGCGGAGGAGGACACCAACCTGCAAGCGCTGGTCGAGGCCGGGCCGCCCGTCGTCACCATCTTCGGGAAGTCCTGGGACTTCCACGTGACCCATGCCCTCGGGACCACGCTCGAAGAGAACCTGGCGATGATCGGCGAGTCGATCCGCTTCCTCCTCAAGCACTTCGAAGAGGTGATCTACGACGCCGAGCATTTCTTCGACGGCTTCAAGCGCAACCGGGAGTACGCGCTTCGCACGCTTCTCACCGCCGAAGCCGCCGGTGCCCACTGTCTCGTTCTCTGCGACACCAACGGCGGAAGCCTGCCCTACGAGATCACCGAGATCCTCCGAGAGGTGAAGAAGATGGTGAAGCCGGCGACGCCGCTCGGTATCCACGTGCACAACGACACCGAATGCGCGGTCGCCAACTCGCTCGCCGCGGTCGCGGAGGGCGTGAACCACGTCCAGGGCACGATCAACGGCTACGGTGAGCGGTGCGGCAACGCCAACCTCGTGTCGATCATCCCGAACATCGTGCTCAAGATGGGGCTTCAGTGCATCCCGGAGGGGAATCTGCGCGAGCTTCGTGA